The Glandiceps talaboti chromosome 9, keGlaTala1.1, whole genome shotgun sequence genome window below encodes:
- the LOC144440199 gene encoding uncharacterized protein LOC144440199 — protein MALKYFSFVLVALFAFWVIDLVHPAQTNDFECYSCKHGQGEECSDSNEECLSNCQEEKDSCTMSRPVCEIEVKDYGGDVYVKKRCRQEEACSNQVAKNVDECYNFNTTEPVAGCTYCCNETLCNYNMTSWYDYRTGDASSLVAGRVTFSGFLLYLMFHRF, from the exons ATGGCGTTGAAATACTTCTCTTTCGTTTTAGTTGCTCTATTCGCCTTCTGGGTGATTG ATCTGGTACATCCTGCCCAGACAAATGACTTTGAGTGTTACAGCTGTAAGCATGGACAGGGAGAAGAATGCAGTGATAGTAACGAGGAATGTCTAAGTAACTGTCAAGAAGAGAAGGACAGTTGTACAATGTCCAGA CCTGTATGTGAAATTGAAGTGAAAGATTATGGTGGTGACGTGTACGTGAAGAAGCGTTGCCGACAAGAAGAG GCCTGTTCTAACCAGGTAGCAAAGAACGTTGATGAATGCTATAATTTCAACACTACCGAGCCGGTTGCTGGCTGCACCTACTGTTGTAATGAGACCCTATGCAACTACAACATGACCAGTTGGTACGACTACAGAACCGGTGATGCATCCAGCCTCGTTGCCGGCAGAGTTACCTTCTCTGGGTTCCTTTTGTATCTGATGTTTCATCGCTTCTAG